In Rutidosis leptorrhynchoides isolate AG116_Rl617_1_P2 chromosome 2, CSIRO_AGI_Rlap_v1, whole genome shotgun sequence, one genomic interval encodes:
- the LOC139888733 gene encoding uncharacterized protein: MKSLIDRANRLNLNISNELATDLILNSLSKRFDQFVINYNMNGMDKSIGELHGMLRTAETSMGKRALPVLAIDQSGSKGNTSKPKVAKRKGPAHQGKGKGKMVTPTINKAKKKKVAEKANPKEDPCFGCGEMGHWKRNCPVYLKELKDKRDAGQTSGVQKK, from the exons atgaaaagccttatcgatcgtgctaaccgtcttaacctaaacatttccaacgagttagccaccgatcttatccttaactccctatcaaaaaggtttgatcaatttgtaattaattacaatatgaatgggatggataagagcataggtgagcttcacggtatgcttagaacggcggaaactagcatgggtaaaagggctttacccgtgttagcaatcgatcaaagtgggtccaaaggtaacacctctaagccaaaggtggctaagagaaaaggacccgcccatcaaggcaaagggaaggggaagatggttaccccaaccatcaacaaggctaagaagaaaaaggtagccgagaaggcaaaccccaaggaagacccatgtttcggttgcggtgagatgggtcattggaaacgaaactgtccggtttatcttaaggagttgaaggacaagagggatgcagggcaaacctcag gggttcaaaagaagtag